The sequence below is a genomic window from Haliaeetus albicilla chromosome 25, bHalAlb1.1, whole genome shotgun sequence.
GAAAACTCCTTGACAGCAGCCTTTTGCAATCAAATTAGATATGCAGGGATGACTCTGCTAGATTTTTCAAGACGTTAACAAAAACTTTGCAAATGCAAAAGGACCAGAATggttgaaaaaagaaaataattttccatgtcTAAAACATACCCATTTTGAGCAAGTGGGCTAATGGGTTCAGCACTgtcaaagtatttaaaagttaAACATCTTCCAGTATTTTTGTGTACCTGCTGTTATTAAATCTTTTGTAATTGGGAAACAGAGCAAAGTATTCTATGTTAGGAATTATAAGCTCATGACAGCAATTTGGTATTAAATTACAAAGGGCATTATAACAAATATCAGACAGAAGAATAGATTAAGATTAATAGTTGCTAATATTCACTTTGAATGCAGACAAAACTGATGGatttaaattcaatgtcagtatttATTCATGTATTTAGGCTACTATATGTTAACTGCACAAAACCtgcttttagaagaaaacagaaaggcaggATGGAACAGGTGATATTTGAGGGGAAACAAGTGAGATACGACAATCACATTATGTCACTACCACTGAAATTACAATGAGTCCTTGTGAAGTGTATATTGTAAGGGGAGAAGTTTCTGGGGTTCCTACTTGTTTGGATCTGTGCATTCAGCACATCCCAGAGGCCTTGAAAATAGACACCAATTTTCCCCAATGATAAATCAAACATGCTCCTTTTTAACAAAATCGCCTGAAGCATGAACAACCTGTTTCAGTCTGTGAGAGAAGAGGAATCTGAGCCCCGATGTAATCACCAGTTTCTCATGGCTTCATACCTGCTGGGACATGGGTTTTGCAGTCCCCTCTGAGAATGCACCTACTTGCACAGAACACTTCCATGAGCTATTTTTGCTACTGCACATTGCTCACAGTTGCACAATTTGGTGTTACTTAAATTATGACCTTTAGCTAAGATCTTTCCAGATTTGTTGGCAACACCTCAGGCAAGCTATGTGAAAGGCGTGAACAGTTAACATTATTCTTTAGGCTACTATGTGGCAGTGCAACACACCAGCACTTCCCAAAGGTGGTGAAGATGAGATGTGTGTTTCATAGAATGAACTTTAAGTGTGGCTTCGTACCTACAGGAACGCAGGTTTTGTTGTCATTGCTCAGGGCAtagccagcagcacaggaacaTATGGCTCCTTCATCTTCAGTTTTGCAGAACTACTCACAGTTCCCACTGCTGACCTTGCACACATTTGGTATGACTGCAAAGGAGACAAATGTATAGGCAGATTACAAATTCATGGTGGTTTCATAAAAGCACAAGCAGCTCATAAAACCTTGCTTGCAAACATTAGTCAACCACCCCACCATTTGGGGAAATTCTGTGCAATTCCTGCCAAAGGCCTTAGTAATAACAACAGTTGTAActatcattatttaaaaaatggtaagCTGTCAACTTTAGGTAGACCACTATTACTTTACATCTTATGCTGTGTTTCTCAGCTGTAACTGGCAGCTCTTTGGGGGCAAAGCAAGGGTTAATCCATACTCACCAGAACAGCCATCGTACTAAGGCGAAGATGGACATAGGTGTGGGTAAGAGGTGATAATTAGCAACAGCTAAAGTATCAGTAATAAATGAAGTATTGGACTCTTGGTAGACCCTTGCAATATTCCTTTTCTACCTGTATATAGCTCGTACTACTCACCTTAGCTCAGTCCCTGGCATAGCAAGATCACAGGCAGAATGGGAGAGCTCTTCCTGGCACTGACAGTGTGAGAGCAAGGAGAGGTAAACCAGTCCTAACAGATGCTGTCTAACCTGTTCCTACAGATTCACAATGAGTTTCCACAGCTCACCCACGCGGCTTAATCTGCTCCTTAACTAGCCTTATAATGTCTAAAAAGTGTTTCCTAATATCTACCCTGAGTGTCCCTCAGAGTGATGGGATCCCATCACTTCCTGTCCTAGCTGTTCATCCTTGTGAAAATGGAGAAGACTTCTTGCTTTTATTACGTATTTTACAAATTTCCTTGATTGTGTGTTGTGGGACCGAGGGtgaaattttggttttgtgtttacTGAATTGCCTCCAATTTATGTTGGACCACTTTTCCAGTTTCACAGGATTGCCTTGAACTCTCATCTCGACTTATGGTAGTCCTTCCAGTCTGGAATGAACTACAAATGCAGTGAGTAAACACTCTCTTCTGTCTTGCATGTCACTGTGGAAAATACCAAGTATCAGAGGTCCTCAGGCTCACCTGTGTGGAGCCCTGCACTCCATGTCATCTCTCAACCACTGAGCAGTTTCTCAACTGGACGTGCACCAAACTTACAGTGCTTTGATCCAGACCagttgtttctctttctgttacAATAAAAGCATTATATAAAATGATGTTAGAAGCCTCCTTTAATGGAGACACCTGATAGGTACTGCACCTTTTGCAGCCACCCAGCctgtgtgagagactgaaagagttagcGTCTCAAACATTGTGtcggggcaagttctgcataacaacaaCCAACCAAAGGTGAGAAGCcgaagcccatcagcaacaggacacGGAGGACATGCTGGAGGATGCGCAATTCCATGTTCTcatatgctgagcagggcagctcaccaggaatggccaaagatcaaacaatggtcatgcTTGCAGGGGGgaagaagttactccccaaatgacccccaacccaccgacccatttcctgaaggttctggaagcacaaacagtgcatgacacctaattagcctaatgagttcaagtgcccacctgaaggaggggcaaggagattaTAAAAGGACTCGAATTGAAGCCCCACATGCGCACACCCTCCCGAACTGGACTAGACTGGCTGGACCCAGGGCtgctgaaatctttctctttttcttctcttttctctctctctctctctttccccacaATCCCTGCACTTCATTGCTTTAGCCAcaaaaccgttgaccaagtctgggactaggagtggaccCATCCccgggctcctctctgagaaggagtctagaaagcaaggcggtctgctctgaacctcctgactcaatgggagggctctccttattttctccctgaattgatccccaaataagccAGGCTTGTAGcatatgtttggtgatgtatggttagcacgtgttacacagtttactgatgtagtttcatgccaaCTCTTGTTGGgagcaaataaaatttgaattttctgaATTAATGGATCCCTGGTGTCACGTCACCTTAATCCTGACTTGGGAATTGGCGAACCTGAGTCATCATCCTGAGAAACTGGGACGTGACAGCCTGTTATCCTGTCCTTGGAGGAGATTGATGTGATTTGTTCCTGACTAGTACAACTCAGAAGTTTCTTTCCTCCTTGTTGGACACAAGTACCTTAAGGAATAAAGATTTTCTTCTCCATTGGGAACAACCTAATGTTCTTGGTTTCTCTTCCAATATCCATATACTTACATCAGCTCTTGATTTTCACATCAAGTTTATCTTATTGTATTTACTCCTTAGCTTTTCTAGTTTTATGCTAGGATGTTTGGGATTCTTTTACACAGACCTTCTGGAGGTCAGGTCATGAAGGAGCTCATGATTTTAATTAATCCTCCTGTCCTTTCTTGACCTTGGGATAGTTTGGACATGTGCCTTAAAcactttggggttttgtgggcttttttagAAGTagcctgatttttctcttttttaaaagatacatcattaattttattctcttgttctttttctttacttccttCATGAGCTCTGTCATTTTACAGTTACCTTTATTAAAGTCATCTTCTGTCTTTGTATTGCCAGCCACTTCTAGTCTGTTGATTAAAATCAAATATAGATGAGTGCGCTCAAAATTGCTTTCCACATGTTCATATGAGaaaattttccttgaaacacCCTGAAGACTCTCAGGGCACCATGTGTCCTAGTAAGTACCCTTCCCACATCATTTCTGGGATGTCAAAATCTCGTCTAACTCTGAGCTCTTGTAAAGTGGATGACTCAGGTGTTTGTTCAGTTGTCTCCAACCACCCCTCTGTAATCACCAAATGACttttacagcaaaattaaaCAACAAGGCATGCATCATGTCTGCAGTATGATTCACACACTTACTCTGTAAAGAAGCATCTCAGGGTCCAACCTCAAAGACAGGTGGAACGCTTCCTCAAGTGGAAATGTGATGTTTGTGTTGAGACTTACGCAAGCACAGTGGGTGACGGTGTAGGGTTCTCATCCCCCTCTGCACTGTTAAACATTGTGGGGTTCATTTTGTCACCCAATAGCTTATGAATGGATAGTAAGGATTATTTCATTATCACATCTCTTGAGGACATGAAGAATAGCACATCATTTGTGCTGTCAGTTTGAAAGCCCTGCATATTGATATATTAACCCCATATTTTACACTGACACAATTGTTTCAGTCCAAAATGGTATTTCCCTGGTGACTCAGCCCTGGATATATTATTGCACTGCAGCAGACAAATGGGAGCAAGGTGGGTGAGAAAGCAAAGCTACCAGGTTTTTGCTCATGTCACCCTGGTCCACAAAGCACAACGAATGGCAAATAATTATCTGTGTGGCTTAGGCAAAGCAGCACAAAGCCAAGTTAAAGCAAAGGCTGTACCTGCCTGCACCatctgaaggaaaaggaggacaACGGTAAGAAGCCACATTGTCCCGCGATGACCTGCCATTGCCATCCTCCGAGCTCACTGTGCGTCTCCCACCGGTTTCCCTGCAGGGCTCTGAGGCAGCTGCTAAATGAGAAACACTACAGTGTAAAGGTCGTTAACTcgtaagaaaacaaaacctctaAGAGCAAAGCCTGGGCTCAATGTCAGCACAGGACaatgttaaaacagaaaaaagccactgtgctgcagcaaTGCCACCGCGACAGCTTGCAGGCACCTCGTGTTGGCAAAGCCCCCCTCTCCCATGTGGGCAGCGTGGAGCTGGGTTTGCCACCGAGGCTGTGACATCCGTGTATTTCAGACTTCTCAGGAAGAGGGGAGTCCGTAAACCAGGGCAGGTTATGCATCAGTACAATACATGCAGTCACATGGTTAAACTTGGTTATGCTACTGAAACTCCAGGTACCAGGCTGCCGCTTGGTGATTTCCTCTGCAGGACCATGGTCTATGGCTATTCCCTTTCTCCCTGTCTGCTGTGGGTGCCTCTACGTCTTCAGGAAATATGGacaaagcccccccccccccaaaagagctTTACTAGCCAGGCAGCAAGCAACTAGAGTAAGTGATCTGGCTGTCGCCCATGCCCCAAGGAAGGCAGAACAACCAGAGCCAGAGCTTTGTGCCTCCTGCAAGCTGGGCAGAAGCAGGAAAGCGTCTCAGAAGCGAGGAGTAGCTCAGGGCACCAAATTTGCAGAGCTCAGTAAAGCATGTTGCAAAGATGTTGCCTCCCAGCTCTGGTAGTGCCTTAAGGAAGCAAGTAAAGCAGAGAGGTaatcagaacaagaaaaaaccTGAGGGAAAATTCAGGCTTTTTTCTGGGTTAGGCCAAAAAGGTATTGCACAAGGTTTTGGTCTCTTCTATTCCAAACCCCTGCAGTTTGAAGTGCTTGAGGTAGGGTGAAATTGATTGTCATGCTTGtaggtgaaggaagcctttgAACCCAGTGGAGCTGGTAAGCAGGTATCCTGTACAGATGAAGCAGGCTGGATGGGACCTCTGGCAAACACAGAATCCAGTCTCTGTCACAAGCACCAGGCCTGACCATACTTTTACAAATTCATCAATTGCTGCCTTATtctggatggattttttttttttttggttcccACCACTCCATGGGGACAGCTCTTGACAGGACCTTGTGGTCTGGGGCTGTGCTTATGGAAGACAATCCTGTCAGTGAGTCACCTGTGTCAGGGAGCAgtaaagcagaaggaaaaccttgcttattactgttattactgTGCTAGCGCAGGTCACAAATATGTGACCGCAACAGTGACCCTTTGCTCGTGTTgcttaaacacagaaaaacagaaaacagggGCTGGCAAGACCTCCAGGATCACCCAGCCCAGTTTACTGAACCAACAAGGGATCAAGTTTACCTCTATTATTCTTGGTATGTTGGCCAATGCTCCAGCGAAGAAGCCTTCTGGGAAATTGCTTCCAGTTGGACACTGCGCctgcaaaaatgtgttttcctgctCTGTAGGACGCCATAACAAAGGCCAGCTCATCCATATTTGTTCCCTCGGGCAGCCCCCCTCGTACTGCCCGCCTGATGGCTCCCTACCTCTCCTGCTCTGAAAGACTACCAACATCGGAGACTTCACAGCCCTCCGGACAAAATCTATTAGAGGGCTTTTCTAGTCACTGCGTTAGAAGGGTTTTCTCTGGGATCTCCCTGAAACTTTCTCGCTGCAACTGAGATGTGCTGTGCCTTTTTATCTTCACCACAGACATGAAGATCTGATCAGTTCCTATGTCTCTGCACGCACGAAGGCTACTGCTACATTTCTCCTCAGGCTTTCTCTATTTTAGTCTAAAGAAGCCTCATCTTTTCAAAGCCCAGTGCCTCATGCACAAGAGTCTCTTGCGCAGATACATCATCTTGGACTAGGCCTGAGCAATGCCCTACCTTTTTATTCGTCATATCAGTCCTTTTCAAAGCTTCAAAGTGATTGCACTCTTTCCTCAccatccttcctttcttccctttcttcttggGACTTGCTTTTCCTTGAAGGCTGAGGAAACCTGAGCACTAGAGGATGGCTTAGAGTATTTCCTTCCACCATCCTTGGTAAATGTCAGCTCTTGCCTAAATGAGCACTGTTTGCTTGCCATGAGGAGTTctggtattttaaaatccaCCAGTTTACTCAGCAGCTGTGTGCTGTACCTCTTTCCTGGATTTTACAATCTGTTCAAATTTTGCTACGTGAAATTACCCCCAAGTAATTAGTCTACATTAAAAAGAGtgctttaattctttcttttcttgcaggCCCTAGAACTGGTTATGGGGTTCAGTAGGAGGCCAAGGTGCAAGCAGATGTTTCACTTGTGTCCTCTCACCATGGCAGAGACACTGTTACAGAACGAGGAATGAATATGAAGCCCTTGAGCCTTGGGCACTATAGGCACCATGGCACAGAAGAAAGGCTCTCTAGGAACCTGTTTCCTTTGTAAAAGACAAACTCTGGTAGTGAAGCCCAAAGACAGTGTCTCTCATACTCTGCAGCGTAATGACACTTCTAAGCACAGTCATGTTGCACACAAACACGGACTTTCATCACCCTCTTGCATGCTTATCTGTTAAACCAGCTCTGTGCCTGCTCTCAAGGTGCTACTTGGCTTGACAAGAACGGGAACACACACCAGCTAGTAAAACCCAGCTACTGCCACTGTTGCCAGAGGGAGGTCCTCCCCTCAGCTACCTCAACACCTTACGTAGTCCAGTTTCACTTCTGTCCGCAAGCTTCACCTAAGTACAAGAATGCCCTTAGCACGAGTATGTAAATAGGGTTTGGGTAGCGCCTAGCCTGAGGTTGTCCCTTTGAAGAGGGATGTTTCACCCTGACGGAGCACAGGGCAGGCTACCAGCGGGACAAGGGATTCGAGCAGGAATCCAATGGACAGTAGAACTCAGGGAACAAACATTGCTGAACAAACATTGAAGTAAGCCTGCTGAGGGTCTAGAGAGGTGGAGACCATCAGGCGGGGGTAACTGACCTGCAGTCCTTCCTGCCCACATTTACTGCTGACTGCAGCAAAACCTCGCTGCTGTGCGGAGCTGTATTTCTAGTTCGTCAGCCTGGTTTGCTCACAGCACCTGCTATATGGAAGTAGCCAGGACCAGCTCAAACCCGAAGAGATTAAGTAGCAGGTGCTTGGTGAAGTTTAGCACACCTCAGACAACAGGGGAGCGCAACCGATCGGAGGAGCCTTGGAAAGGCCATCAGGACGGTTAGGGGCCTAGAGGACATGGAGCACAGTCACAGGCTGAGGGGTCTGCGTTTGTTCAgccagggagagctgggggaTCTAACTGCAGTCTGCCACTGCCTAAATGGGGATTACAGCGAAGACAGGGCCAACCATTTCCCAGAGGTGCCCGTAGAAAGAAGATGAGCCAGTAGTCAGAGGTTGCAACAAGCAAAATTCCAAATGAACATGAGAAATTTTAGCCATGAGAGTGCTAaagcacaggaacaggttgcccagagggtACCAAAATCTATGCCTCTGAAGTTTttcaaaacttgactggacCAGACCGTGCAAAACCTGCTCTAACTTTGATGTTAGCCCCGCTTTGAGCATGGGCTCGGACTAGATTACTTTCATCTGTCCCTTCCATTGTAAATTTTTCCATGATTTCTGTAACTAGGACTGAAGCTGAGAAGGTTTAAAGAATATACGGAGGAACACTGCTCcatatacaaaaaaacccatctgaCTGCGTGCAGAGCTTCTGCGTGGAAACCTTATAGCACAGATCAGATCATAGTACCTGAACAGACTATGTGTGGGGAATCACTGGCTGAGTTTGCCTCTTTCTAAGAAAATTAGTATCTTGGCATCTTTCTTGCCATTTATGAACCTCTAGGCCAATGAAAGCCTTTTAATTACCCCCCTCcattctctacctcctccttgACATAAGGCAGGTGGAATGTGTCACACATATTCACTCTTTTTTCACTCTCAAATGAAATTTTATCTTCACATATTTGTAAGCCGACTGGagggaataaataaaaaaaaaaaaacaaaaaaagaaagaatattttatttcaaatactgGTGTACATTAATATTGCACCTTACAGAAACACCTAGAACAATAAACAGGCAAGCAGCTTTCCGATTCTCAGCCATACACAATCCAGAACATGATAGAGGAAACAGTGAACATGcacatattattttttttctgatgagcaGAACAGAGtgttcaaattaaaataaaatgaagtacAATCCATATAAAGCAAAACCCCATTTTAATTAGCTGCTGTGACCTAAGCAGACAATTTTGTGGAACATGTGGTTATTTAGCATCACATGTTGAATACTTACTTGTGTCTCAGCTTTTACCAAGCAAGCTTCCCTGCTCCCTTAATCTTCTAAATATACCTGCAGGTAGAAGCCAAACTGCTAAACAGCTCTAGTAATAACAAACTCCCTACAGAGCCAGCTGGCTGCAGTACGACGATTAACTGAAGTCCTGTCCTTGCCACTTTCATCATGATTAGTGGAGGCTCATATTATGTCCAGGAGCCTCTGGTGGAAGCACTTGGGCAAACAGACAGGAACCAAAATGgcaatataaaaataaccaaacaagcaaagaaaagacCCACTGAGCAGCAATTTTGTTTGGGGAAAGCCCCTCATTGTACAAATTCAAAACAACACCAGCAGTCCACATATACATGCTTAAAGccaggaataaaacaaaaagaaaagcaccatAACTTTTAAGGAATCAGCTCTCAAAACAAGTTTAGCAGAtgtggctaaaaaaaaaaaaaaaaaaaaagaataaagtttCCGTTACAGAAACTGTGTCTTGTTAGCAAACAGAAGGATAAAGAGTCACACCACTAGAAACGTTGTCTCATAACTGTTTTTACCCAGCGTAAGAACCTGGACAGTTTGGTATAGACACCGTATTTGCCTTTCTTTGCACATCCTTCTCCCCAGCTAACAATTCCAGTAACGAAATAAGTATCCTTATATCTGGTTACATGGGGACCTCCACTGTCTCCTTGACAAGCAtctttttgctctgtttcataACCAGcacaaaacatgttttctgttATTGCAAAGTTAGTGGATTGCTTGCAAGTGTTCCTATCAATATAGGGGACTTCAAGCACTTTCAGTTTTTTGGATAGTCGTCCACCTTCAAATTCACGCCCAAAGCCACTAACCATCCCGGATCTTTGGTTCATCAGAACTTCATTAGCAAAGTCCGCTTCAGGGAGGCATGCTGCAACAATGTACTCAGAAAACGTTATAGGTTCCTTCAGCTTTATCAAGGCTATGTCATTATCATAAGTCTCAGCAATGTATTTAGAGTGAACAAGTATTTTGTCCACAGTATGCATCGTTTCagaatgttctttcttttctctgtccaCTTCACCTGTACAAGATTATTAAAAGGGCCATTAATATGGAGATAATATAAGAAATTAAGAACAACCTTGATAAAGGAGGACAGTACTATAGCCATTCCTAACACTTTGCCTAAGCCTCTATACCATACAAGTAAAGATGTATTGCAATATTTATTAGCAGCACCTGGATCAGTTTCAGTTCCGAGCTTTTGTCTATGGAGATTTTTGTATCAGTTTACATAAAGGCATAAACTGACTCAGCTAAACTAATGCAGTTTTGCATGGAAGCTCTCACAGGAGCTTAAGCCTGGCTTATATCAGGGAAGAGAAACTGGTCTGGGTCAAGACTATGTTTTAGTGCAAATATAAAGTTGTGTTGATCTAGTATCATGCCTCAGAAGTGAAGCAGTCACAATCtgagtttgtttcttcttcctctagTCAATGTGTCGTCATAGCTTTCCTGAGTGTTCCTGCAGAAACAAATCTGTATGCTTCAGATGTGCCAGGAATGATAAGCTTTCTAAAGGACCACTCTGATGAACACAATGCTAGCCAACGCTCCTAGAACATTTGTTCTTAAATCACTTCCAACTAGCtggcaaagaagaaagggaTGCACCGTTATCACCTTTCACATCAGCTGCCCCTGTTATTACAGAGCAGGATTCCTACAACATCAAGAaattataaaaagcaaaacaacaacaaaaaagtaacaAACCATAACAAAGTAATATGAGTACACCTTACACAAGATTAAGAGCACAAAGGATTAGTCTGCAACACATGCTCAAACATCACAGGAGTAAAATAAATAACCACTTACCAACAACAACTTTGATTTCTTTAGATTGGTTCATGCAATGAGCTGCAGTAAGtataaaattttcattcaaaatagTTCCACCGCAAAACTCTTCCCCTGCCTCGTTTAACAGAACagcctgcaaaagaaaaaaggtaagtGCAGAATGAAGAAGAGAAGTTTAAGTTAAATGAGCTATAAACAGGTAGTTGATTCCTCTGCACATGACATATATGCTTATTACTACAACATGTACTACTCTGCAGGTGTCTCCTAATattacatacacacatgcatatgcTACAGATTGGCGTGTACCGCTACAGAGTCTCAACTGTCTTTACGCGATGTAGATGTTTGGCTTCTATGTCACCTCACTCACAGTGCTTAGTAATGTCTTTTAGGAACAAGACACTGACTGACTGAGCAGGGAGAGTGCAGCCCCCAAACCACCTCACCCCTTGGACTCACCACCCTAAAGAAGTCCTATCCAAGTTCTGTTCCCGTTTGACCCCCGCTTAGCATCCCAAACACAGGAACTCATTTTGGCTGGTCCAAACTCAGCAGGAAAACTTAGATATGAAAGCCTATTTGTGAAGCAAATGCATGCTTGATCTGACATGCTCTCAGGTATACTACCTAAACGGACTGCTATCAGACAGAACTGGAATGTAACCTGCAAAAATGACAGTGGTAGGTCAGCATGACTCAAAAACCCTCTCTGGTGACAGGTTAAGCATCACCATCTAAAATTGCACAAAGCctttcattttgacattttaaggCTGCAGTTTGCAGAACAGCACATCCAAGTGCCTAGGTTCAGGCAATTCAGCTCCCTCCAGCTACAAATGGCGTACTACATGGGTAACATTCAGGAGGCAACCGGGTTAAATGAACAATTGCACGCTTTCCCTCAGAAACACATCCTGCTTACATGCAGAGCACAAACACCAGATTTACCTGCCATGGACATTCGCCAAGAAGGCACTCATCACCACCCACTATCCTGGTATCGACGTACGGAGTCTTGCTACTTGTACCATTGCCAGGACGGACAGTTGTGCTTTCTGTGGTAGTAACAATGGCCGCCTCCAAACTTGTTCCATTTGTGGGAGGCCCATCTTGATTACTAGTTACATTGCTATTATCACTGGGTAAAAtaactgaccttttttttcttttcacaaaaacTTTTCCACAAGGATACTTTACTGTAAAGACAAGAATGTTAAAATcagagacagacagaaacacCAGCACAAAAGGAAACTCCTTGACAACACCACCTCACAATAAATCAGTTAATGCAGCTGGCAGCTGTCCCGTTTTGAAAACACTAgcaaaaccttggcagatgcAACAAAGGAGGAAGACCAGATggtttgaaaaatgaaagccaTTTTGTAGTCCAAAAACTTGTCCATAGGTTCAGTCTCTGGACAGtgttttcaaagtatttaaagtttaaaacacCATCTTaaattgtttacatttttatgttcaTGTCCTTGCTCTTAGTAAAACCATCTTAATTAGGaaatgaagtgttttattttagcAATAATACGGCTCAtgacagaaaattattattagttATAAAGGATATAAAAACTGACATCATGAGTATATAGTTGGCTTATCCCTCCCCCCAGGTTTGttgaaatacaacaaaaatatacaaatgTAAATAGCATTAACCGGAATTATTTAATGTCATCAGTTACTATTTTATCAGATTAACTGAAATCTAAAGTAGAAAAGTTTTTGCAAGCTGCTATTTTATATGGAGTGTAAGTGCTTAAGTAAATGAGATATAACCGCCATCACTTGTCTCTTGCCAACAGCGGAGTTTACTCAGGTAATTCTGAGAGAGGCACCTTGGAAAGGGTTTGGAATCAGCTAGATTTTGAAAGTCCATCACATCACCTCCCACATGGAAggctttggaaataaaaatcgGCTTGCGTCAGTGTTAAATCTATGTCATGTAGAATACTGATAGCTGAAAAGACATTCTTTAACTGTGAAACAAGTCTCACCACCATTGCTATTCGTTTATTATGTGGCTTCATACCTGATGAAACACAGCGTTTGCCATCCTCTGCTAGAACATACCCTTTTGCACAGGAACACAAAACATCCTTCTGTACACTTTTTTTGATGCTGCAGAAATGCTCACAGTCACCattgtttattttgcagtacT
It includes:
- the LOC104323803 gene encoding coagulation factor X isoform X1 — its product is MADRLLLLLLCAALAGELRAEGGVFIKKENADKFLERAKRANSFLEELKKGNIERECNEERCSKEEAREAFEDQEKTEEFWNIYVDGNQCSSSPCHYGGHCKDGIGSYTCSCLDGYQGKNCEFVIPKYCKINNGDCEHFCSIKKSVQKDVLCSCAKGYVLAEDGKRCVSSVKYPCGKVFVKRKKRSVILPSDNSNVTSNQDGPPTNGTSLEAAIVTTTESTTVRPGNGTSSKTPYVDTRIVGGDECLLGECPWQAVLLNEAGEEFCGGTILNENFILTAAHCMNQSKEIKVVVGEVDREKKEHSETMHTVDKILVHSKYIAETYDNDIALIKLKEPITFSEYIVAACLPEADFANEVLMNQRSGMVSGFGREFEGGRLSKKLKVLEVPYIDRNTCKQSTNFAITENMFCAGYETEQKDACQGDSGGPHVTRYKDTYFVTGIVSWGEGCAKKGKYGVYTKLSRFLRWVKTVMRQRF
- the LOC104323803 gene encoding coagulation factor X isoform X2, with product MITISKFIAELNCTKNAPEVFIKKENADKFLERAKRANSFLEELKKGNIERECNEERCSKEEAREAFEDQEKTEEFWNIYVDGNQCSSSPCHYGGHCKDGIGSYTCSCLDGYQGKNCEFVIPKYCKINNGDCEHFCSIKKSVQKDVLCSCAKGYVLAEDGKRCVSSVKYPCGKVFVKRKKRSVILPSDNSNVTSNQDGPPTNGTSLEAAIVTTTESTTVRPGNGTSSKTPYVDTRIVGGDECLLGECPWQAVLLNEAGEEFCGGTILNENFILTAAHCMNQSKEIKVVVGEVDREKKEHSETMHTVDKILVHSKYIAETYDNDIALIKLKEPITFSEYIVAACLPEADFANEVLMNQRSGMVSGFGREFEGGRLSKKLKVLEVPYIDRNTCKQSTNFAITENMFCAGYETEQKDACQGDSGGPHVTRYKDTYFVTGIVSWGEGCAKKGKYGVYTKLSRFLRWVKTVMRQRF